The segment TGTGGCGATGGATGAGTCCAACCAGGCATCAATCAAGTCTTGTATGCATTTTGCAAGAGAAAATGCCCGTGGTGCAAGAGATTTGATTTCCCGAGAAGTATGGAATGCAATCAACAAGTTTTACAGGTTTATCAATGACTATCCTGAGGATTATTACAAGACACAGGGCCTCTTTGATTTTACACACACCACGATCGAAAACTGCGCCATCATCAAGAACCGTATCCAATCTACGATGCTGCACGACGAGGTGTGGGCATTCGCCAAAATGGGACTTCATATAGAACGTGCAACACAAATCACCCGAATCTTGATTAGCAAGTTTGAAGACATTAAGCGAGTCAAGGAGAGGGACAACAAATCTGTTGAAAGTTTTCAGCTGGTCACTCTGCTCAAATCAGCAGAAGGACTGGATATGTATCATCGAGAGTATTCTATCTTGCCACAGCAAAAGGAGACTTTGGAATTTATGGTGTTGAATGCCCGGTTTCCACGATCTATCACCTACAATGTGAGCTCGTTGCGCAAGCACATCCTACAAGTAGCTCCCAATAAGGGTATCGAAAAAGATAGCATAGAGTGGAATATTGGGCGCATGAGCGAATATTTGAAATACCTGACCGTAGAAGAATTTGCTGACGACCCGTTGAGTTTTTTGAACAAAACACTCGTATATCTCAATGATTTGAATAGTTTGCTAAGCAAAGAATATTTGAATCATTGACCCATGTCCAAATACAAACTGACGTATCAGACAACCAACTCGTACGAGAATATCGTCAAAGAGGCGTTGTTCGCTTTGAAGGTCATTCCTATCTCTAACGAGCAACAACAACTGTTGTCGTATTCTGCCAAAAACAACCTGTGTGAGGATTTTTATCTGCAGCCCAATTTGTTCGGATTTAATCAGTTGATGCTTCGGATTGCCAAGCGTTTTGATCAACTGGATGTCACAGTGGTTTGTCACGTGGAGGTCGCACCGATCAATCCGTACCAGTCTTTGGATGTGGCTGTGGAGGAAGAAAAGGATTTAATTCATTCGTTAGATTTCAAGATAGATCATCATACATTTTTGGATATGACGCCAAGTACTTTTATAGATTTGGCCAGCTTACCCAAAGATTTGGTCAAATCCCATGATCAAACATGCGAATCCTATCTCAAGGATTTGAATGCCTATATCTATACACAGTTTCAGTTCAATGACGATGTGAATAGTTTTTCCAATACACCTCAAGACACATTTCAGCAAAAAAATGGCGTATGTCAGGATTTTGCTCAAGTATTCATTGCTTCGTGCAGGGCCAACGGCATCCCAGCTCGTTATGTCTCTGGTTATTTGAATCAGGGGGCGGGCTATGTAGGATCCGCCATGATGCATGCATGGGTAGAGGCTTTCATTCCAGGCAAAGGTTGGCAAGGCTATGATCCAACCAACAACTTGTTGCGTGATAGCAACTATGTCAAGGTCTGTCATGGGGTTGACTATGACGACTGTGCACCGATCAAAGGAATTTTGAATACACATGGAGAGAACCAGACTGCCTACAAAGTGGAGGTCGTTCAGCAGTGAGTTACCTTCGCAGATACTTAGTTTTGTCACTGGACGAACAGTGGCTTCAAATGTAACGTATAGGATCAATATGCTGTTTTGAGCAT is part of the Reichenbachiella agarivorans genome and harbors:
- a CDS encoding alpha-E domain-containing protein codes for the protein MLARVADNLYWLGRYIERTEHLSRYLNIQYFSALDTTSDYQRDLALKSIANMVGIDSEGEGYAFEEEILVAVAMDESNQASIKSCMHFARENARGARDLISREVWNAINKFYRFINDYPEDYYKTQGLFDFTHTTIENCAIIKNRIQSTMLHDEVWAFAKMGLHIERATQITRILISKFEDIKRVKERDNKSVESFQLVTLLKSAEGLDMYHREYSILPQQKETLEFMVLNARFPRSITYNVSSLRKHILQVAPNKGIEKDSIEWNIGRMSEYLKYLTVEEFADDPLSFLNKTLVYLNDLNSLLSKEYLNH
- a CDS encoding transglutaminase-like domain-containing protein, coding for MSKYKLTYQTTNSYENIVKEALFALKVIPISNEQQQLLSYSAKNNLCEDFYLQPNLFGFNQLMLRIAKRFDQLDVTVVCHVEVAPINPYQSLDVAVEEEKDLIHSLDFKIDHHTFLDMTPSTFIDLASLPKDLVKSHDQTCESYLKDLNAYIYTQFQFNDDVNSFSNTPQDTFQQKNGVCQDFAQVFIASCRANGIPARYVSGYLNQGAGYVGSAMMHAWVEAFIPGKGWQGYDPTNNLLRDSNYVKVCHGVDYDDCAPIKGILNTHGENQTAYKVEVVQQ